The Arachis ipaensis cultivar K30076 chromosome B03, Araip1.1, whole genome shotgun sequence region AAAGGCTTGCCTTGCATGGATGTTGAGACTAAGTGAAACTCTACCTATCAAACGTTAGAGGTAGCTTTGAAACATCGCAAAGCATTTGAGTTGCTTGCTTTGAAAGACAATACCTATGTAGGAGAGATGAGTGGAGGAAAAGGGAGAGGTGTGCCTTCTGATTTAGACTAGGAGTATGCTTACTCCATTATACCTTTTTTGCAAGTGTTCAGTGATGCCACTATACGTATTTCTGGTACCTTATATGTTACTAGTGATATGTATATGAAGGAAGTATTTGCAATTGGACGATTTATTCGTCATTCTTGTGATTCTGTTGATTTCAGTACTATGTCCATAGCAGAAAGGATGAGGGTTAAGTATGAGAAGTATTGGGGCAATCCTGATTCGGTGAATATGTTGTTATTGATTGTTATCGTACTTAATCCAATGCAAAAGATTGAGTATGTCAATTATTTTTTGGATTATTTATTTGGAGAAGAAAAAAGGAGGCGAATTGAAGTCAAAGTTGTCCAAGTGCATAAAGTTACTTTATCAGCAATACCAAAGTTATGAGGAAGCAAGTGAAACTGATACGCAAGATGTTTAAGTCAACAACATTAATACCGATGTTCATGACATGGGTTTTTTTCTGCAAGCAACCGGTCGTAGAACAAATACAAGATCTGAACTTGATAGATATTTACAAGAAGAATGCGAGCCATACTCGCATAAGTTCGATATATTAAACTGGTGGAAGGTCAACTCAACCCGATTTCCAATTCTTGGAAATATGGCTCGCGAGGTTTTGACTATACCTGTTTCTGCATTTAGTACTGGAGGAAGAGTCCTCGATCCATACCGCAGTTCCTTAACACCTAGAATGGTAGAGGCTTTAGTCTGCACAGGAGATTGGCTTAAGGAAGATCTTTTCTCTGCTTTAGATGATGATGGTGAAGTTCTTCAACAAGTTGATCAAGGTATAGAATTTTTTTCATAtttcttctcattttattttatttttgtttttgtcg contains the following coding sequences:
- the LOC110270398 gene encoding zinc finger BED domain-containing protein RICESLEEPER 2-like translates to MGFFLQATGRRTNTRSELDRYLQEECEPYSHKFDILNWWKVNSTRFPILGNMAREVLTIPVSAFSTGGRVLDPYRSSLTPRMVEALVCTGDWLKEDLFSALDDDGEVLQQVDQDIFSSNDGACSMAASIDNLDDD